One Hippoglossus hippoglossus isolate fHipHip1 chromosome 13, fHipHip1.pri, whole genome shotgun sequence genomic window carries:
- the si:ch1073-280e3.1 gene encoding complement C2 isoform X1, which translates to MYVKSTVWILLFISVQEVSLQEEEYDFDGETYEDPQPLSCSTTERIKGGHVTYTQGGLEDSVLTYHCGPGKYPFPVSSRLCGAIGEWSLMRLANGRRVSQATCKDVLCPAQLQLDQGDFWPRDQWFRVGTVQSFSCMEGFTLYGSAQRNCTLSGEWTGTTPVCDNHAEDCDDPGIPPGAQRSGGLFHTGEKAHYRCQAGLNLLGSALRVCLENREWSGSSPRCQGPNTFDSPSAVAQAMAGSLAGVMDVVSPDSKKKTATMSFGRTIRVSEGSRINVYILLDTSGSITKQDFDISRDATIALIRKLDSYEVQLKFHVLSFASEAKDIVDITETDISTSIEDVIWNLQEFKYDSHGHKTGTNLHAALHRVSEVINFFKQNSVKNRFNETQNIIIIETDGFSNTGSKPQIALAQIRQLLGYSTTAQDHTHETMLDVYVFGMGNKLNKDELNSLASQKRGEQHVFILKDFETLGEVFNSIISDVSVTMCGVAQEDVSGEFLKGGTPAYTKPWHVTLKSPVWGPDKSCFGSIVSQNWVLTAAHCFVKASTDIINYQVDIEHGNGTVKSSRVLIHPKYNINALKHRNVSQFYDYDVALVYVNKSIPLSWKARPICLPCTVPASRAMRIINSTCQQHRNELLSHEETAAFFIHKKSGRKQTHIHTKRQRPGCVEKARQTLKQPTDVTLEEYVPDSFLCSGGTSGFQDAVTCKGDSGGSLFLLKRKRYFQVAVVSWGTIDVCDLHNPAVRGFSSDRPPPDARDFHIDLFHIVPWLKNYLGKQIQFLPDVLDHLE; encoded by the exons ATGTACGTCAAGTCAACAGTGTGgatcctgctcttcatctctGTCCAGGAGG TGtccctgcaggaggaagagtaTGATTTTGATGGTGAAACATACGAGGATCCACAGCCTCTGAGCTGTTCCACCACAGAGAGAATCAAAGGTGGACACGTCACCTACACCCAG GGGGGGCTGGAGGACAGTGTGCTGACCTATCACTGTGGCCCTGGAAAATACCCTTTCCCAGTCAGCAGCAGGCTCTGTGGTGCTATTGGGGAATGGTCACTGATGAGATTAGCCAATGGCAGACGAGTGTCACAGGCCACATGCAAAG ATGTGTTGTGTCCGGCTCAGCTCCAGCTGGATCAGGGCGACTTCTGGCCCAGAGATCAGTGGTTCCGTGTTGGGACAGTGCAGAGCTTCTCCTGCATGGAAGGGTTCACCCTGTACGGGTCAGCCCAGAGGAACTGCACCCTCTCTGGAGAGTGGACAGGCACCACACCTGTCTGTGACAACCAtg ctgAGGACTGTGATGACCCAGGGATCCCGCCGGGGGCCCAAAGGTCAGGGGGCCTCTTTCACACTGGAGAGAAGGCGCACTACCGGTGTCAGGCCGGTCTGAATCTGCTCGGGTCGGCTCTAAGGGTTTGCCTGGAGAATAGGGAGTGGAGCGGCTCATCACCACGCTGCCAAG gTCCAAACACCTTTGACTCCCCCAGTGCTGTGGCCCAAGCCATGGCGGGCTCACTTGCTGGAGTCATGGACGTAGTCTCACCAGActccaaaaagaaaa CAGCAACAATGTCCTTTGGCCGAACCATCCGTGTGTCTGAAGGCAGTCGCATTAATGTCTACATTTTATTGGACACATCAGGAAGCATCACAAAGCAGGACTTTGACATTTCCAGGGATGCCACCATTGCTCTCATCAGAAAG cTGGACAGTTACGAGGTACAGTTGAAGTTCCACGTGTTGTCATTTGCCAGCGAGGCTAAAGACATCGTAGACATCACAGAAACGGATATAAGCACTAGCATTGAGGACGTCATATGGAATCTGCAGGAGTTCAAATACGACA GCCACGGTCATAAGACGGGCACTAACCTCCACGCCGCGCTGCACCGTGTCAGTGAGGTGATAAACTTCTTCAAGCAGAACAGCGTCAAGAACCGTTTTAATGAGACTCAGAACATCATCATCATAGAAACAGATG GTTTCTCCAACACAGGCAGCAAGCCTCAGATCGCTCTGGCCCAGATCAGGCAACTGCTGGGCTACAGCACCACGGCTCAGGATCACACACATGAGACCATGCTGG ATGTCTATGTATTTGGTATGGGGAACAAGCTGAACAAAGATGAGTTGAACTCTTTAGCCTCACAGAAACGTGGCGAGCAACACGTCTTCATCCTGAAAGACTTCGAAACACTGGGAGAGGTGTTCAACAGCATCATAA GTGACGTGAGTGTGACGATGTGTGGGGTTGCTCAGGAAGACGTCTCCGGGGAATTTCTGAAGGGTGGGACACCAGCCTACACCAAGCCCTGGCACGTCACTCTGAAATCA CCTGTATGGGGGCCTGATAAGTCGTGTTTTGGATCCATCGTGAGCCAGAACTGGGTGCTGACAGCTGCCCACTGTTTTGTCAAAGCGAGCACAGACATAATCAATTACCAAGTGGACATAGAACACG GTAATGGCACAGTGAAGTCCAGCAGAGTGTTAATTCACCCCAAGTATAACATCAACGcactcaaacacagaaatgtgtcCCAGTTCTACGACTACGATGTCGCTCTAGTATACGTGAACAAGAGTATCCCTCTTTCCTGGAAGGCCAG ACCTATCTGCTTGCCGTGCACTGTACCAGCCAGCAGAGCCATGAGAATAATCAACTCTACCTGTCAGCAGCACA GAAATGAACTACTGTCACATGAGGAGACTGCTGCCTTTTTCATCCATAAGAAGTCGGgacgcaaacaaacacacatacacacaaagagacag aggCCTGGCTGTGTGGAGAAGGCCAGGCAGACCTTAAAACAGCCCACCGATGTCACTTTGGAAGAATATGTCCCTGATTCATTCCTCTGCTCTGGAGGCACCTCCGGATTTCAGGATGCTGTCACCTGCAAAG GTGACTCTGGTGGATCCCTGTTTCTGCTAAAAAGAAAGCGCTACTTTCAG GTGGCAGTAGTGAGCTGGGGCACCATAGACGTTTGTGACCTACACAACCCAGCTGTGAGAGGGTTCAGCAGCGACAGGCCGCCTCCTGACGCTCGAGACTTTCACATCGACCTGTTCCACATCGTGCCGTGGCTGAAAAATTATCTGGGCAAGCAGATTCAGTTCCTGCCCGATGTCTTGGACCACTTGGAATAA
- the si:ch1073-280e3.1 gene encoding complement C2 isoform X2 encodes MYVKSTVWILLFISVQEVSLQEEEYDFDGETYEDPQPLSCSTTERIKGGHVTYTQGGLEDSVLTYHCGPGKYPFPVSSRLCGAIGEWSLMRLANGRRVSQATCKDVLCPAQLQLDQGDFWPRDQWFRVGTVQSFSCMEGFTLYGSAQRNCTLSGEWTGTTPVCDNHAEDCDDPGIPPGAQRSGGLFHTGEKAHYRCQAGLNLLGSALRVCLENREWSGSSPRCQGPNTFDSPSAVAQAMAGSLAGVMDVVSPDSKKKTTMSFGRTIRVSEGSRINVYILLDTSGSITKQDFDISRDATIALIRKLDSYEVQLKFHVLSFASEAKDIVDITETDISTSIEDVIWNLQEFKYDSHGHKTGTNLHAALHRVSEVINFFKQNSVKNRFNETQNIIIIETDGFSNTGSKPQIALAQIRQLLGYSTTAQDHTHETMLDVYVFGMGNKLNKDELNSLASQKRGEQHVFILKDFETLGEVFNSIISDVSVTMCGVAQEDVSGEFLKGGTPAYTKPWHVTLKSPVWGPDKSCFGSIVSQNWVLTAAHCFVKASTDIINYQVDIEHGNGTVKSSRVLIHPKYNINALKHRNVSQFYDYDVALVYVNKSIPLSWKARPICLPCTVPASRAMRIINSTCQQHRNELLSHEETAAFFIHKKSGRKQTHIHTKRQRPGCVEKARQTLKQPTDVTLEEYVPDSFLCSGGTSGFQDAVTCKGDSGGSLFLLKRKRYFQVAVVSWGTIDVCDLHNPAVRGFSSDRPPPDARDFHIDLFHIVPWLKNYLGKQIQFLPDVLDHLE; translated from the exons ATGTACGTCAAGTCAACAGTGTGgatcctgctcttcatctctGTCCAGGAGG TGtccctgcaggaggaagagtaTGATTTTGATGGTGAAACATACGAGGATCCACAGCCTCTGAGCTGTTCCACCACAGAGAGAATCAAAGGTGGACACGTCACCTACACCCAG GGGGGGCTGGAGGACAGTGTGCTGACCTATCACTGTGGCCCTGGAAAATACCCTTTCCCAGTCAGCAGCAGGCTCTGTGGTGCTATTGGGGAATGGTCACTGATGAGATTAGCCAATGGCAGACGAGTGTCACAGGCCACATGCAAAG ATGTGTTGTGTCCGGCTCAGCTCCAGCTGGATCAGGGCGACTTCTGGCCCAGAGATCAGTGGTTCCGTGTTGGGACAGTGCAGAGCTTCTCCTGCATGGAAGGGTTCACCCTGTACGGGTCAGCCCAGAGGAACTGCACCCTCTCTGGAGAGTGGACAGGCACCACACCTGTCTGTGACAACCAtg ctgAGGACTGTGATGACCCAGGGATCCCGCCGGGGGCCCAAAGGTCAGGGGGCCTCTTTCACACTGGAGAGAAGGCGCACTACCGGTGTCAGGCCGGTCTGAATCTGCTCGGGTCGGCTCTAAGGGTTTGCCTGGAGAATAGGGAGTGGAGCGGCTCATCACCACGCTGCCAAG gTCCAAACACCTTTGACTCCCCCAGTGCTGTGGCCCAAGCCATGGCGGGCTCACTTGCTGGAGTCATGGACGTAGTCTCACCAGActccaaaaagaaaa CAACAATGTCCTTTGGCCGAACCATCCGTGTGTCTGAAGGCAGTCGCATTAATGTCTACATTTTATTGGACACATCAGGAAGCATCACAAAGCAGGACTTTGACATTTCCAGGGATGCCACCATTGCTCTCATCAGAAAG cTGGACAGTTACGAGGTACAGTTGAAGTTCCACGTGTTGTCATTTGCCAGCGAGGCTAAAGACATCGTAGACATCACAGAAACGGATATAAGCACTAGCATTGAGGACGTCATATGGAATCTGCAGGAGTTCAAATACGACA GCCACGGTCATAAGACGGGCACTAACCTCCACGCCGCGCTGCACCGTGTCAGTGAGGTGATAAACTTCTTCAAGCAGAACAGCGTCAAGAACCGTTTTAATGAGACTCAGAACATCATCATCATAGAAACAGATG GTTTCTCCAACACAGGCAGCAAGCCTCAGATCGCTCTGGCCCAGATCAGGCAACTGCTGGGCTACAGCACCACGGCTCAGGATCACACACATGAGACCATGCTGG ATGTCTATGTATTTGGTATGGGGAACAAGCTGAACAAAGATGAGTTGAACTCTTTAGCCTCACAGAAACGTGGCGAGCAACACGTCTTCATCCTGAAAGACTTCGAAACACTGGGAGAGGTGTTCAACAGCATCATAA GTGACGTGAGTGTGACGATGTGTGGGGTTGCTCAGGAAGACGTCTCCGGGGAATTTCTGAAGGGTGGGACACCAGCCTACACCAAGCCCTGGCACGTCACTCTGAAATCA CCTGTATGGGGGCCTGATAAGTCGTGTTTTGGATCCATCGTGAGCCAGAACTGGGTGCTGACAGCTGCCCACTGTTTTGTCAAAGCGAGCACAGACATAATCAATTACCAAGTGGACATAGAACACG GTAATGGCACAGTGAAGTCCAGCAGAGTGTTAATTCACCCCAAGTATAACATCAACGcactcaaacacagaaatgtgtcCCAGTTCTACGACTACGATGTCGCTCTAGTATACGTGAACAAGAGTATCCCTCTTTCCTGGAAGGCCAG ACCTATCTGCTTGCCGTGCACTGTACCAGCCAGCAGAGCCATGAGAATAATCAACTCTACCTGTCAGCAGCACA GAAATGAACTACTGTCACATGAGGAGACTGCTGCCTTTTTCATCCATAAGAAGTCGGgacgcaaacaaacacacatacacacaaagagacag aggCCTGGCTGTGTGGAGAAGGCCAGGCAGACCTTAAAACAGCCCACCGATGTCACTTTGGAAGAATATGTCCCTGATTCATTCCTCTGCTCTGGAGGCACCTCCGGATTTCAGGATGCTGTCACCTGCAAAG GTGACTCTGGTGGATCCCTGTTTCTGCTAAAAAGAAAGCGCTACTTTCAG GTGGCAGTAGTGAGCTGGGGCACCATAGACGTTTGTGACCTACACAACCCAGCTGTGAGAGGGTTCAGCAGCGACAGGCCGCCTCCTGACGCTCGAGACTTTCACATCGACCTGTTCCACATCGTGCCGTGGCTGAAAAATTATCTGGGCAAGCAGATTCAGTTCCTGCCCGATGTCTTGGACCACTTGGAATAA